A stretch of DNA from Roseovarius sp. M141:
GGGGATTGAACGACATCACGGCGACGGGGCCGCTGTAACCCATCAGATCGCGTGCGACGGCCTGCTCCAGCACGCCATCCACCGGGCCCATCTGGCCGTGCTGGTCCTTCACCTCGATCAGCAGCGGCACACGCCCTGCGACCAGCGCCAGCACTTCGGCCAGTGTCGGGATGCCCTCATCCGAGCCTTTCAGCGGGATGCCCCCCAGCCCGGCCGCGCTGCGCGCGCGGACCGGACCGGTGGCATCCGTCAGTCGATCCAGATCGTCGTCATGAAACACCATGGCGACGCCGTCCGACGACACCTGCACGTCGATCTCGATGCCGTAGCCTGCATCCACCGCCGCACGGATCGCCGCACAGGAATTTTCTGGCCGCCCCGCCCGAAGATCGTGCAAGGCACGGTGGGCCAGCGGCAGCCGCAGAAAGGCCGGATCGAGGGCCGTCATGCGATCTGAAACACGCCTTCGATTTCGACCGCAACACCCAGCGGCAGCGAGGCAGCGGAGACGGCAGCACGCGCATGCTTGCCCGCGTCGCCCAGCGCCTCGGCCAGGAAATCGGACGCGCCGTTGATGACCTGCGGTTGCTGGGTGAACTCGGGCGTCGAATTGACGAAGCCGCCCAGCTTCACCACCCGCACCAGCCGGTCCAGATCGCCGCCACAGGCCGCCTTGACCTGCGCCAGCAGCGAAATCGCGCACGCGCGCGCCGCGGCAGCACCAGCGGCGACGTCCACGTCATCGCCCAGCTTGCCGGTCAGCAGGCCGGATGCGTCCTGCGAGATCTGCCCCGACACATAGACGATATCGCCAACCTGCACGAACGGCACATAATTGGCCGCCGGGGCCGGCGCGTCCGGCAGGGTGACGCCCATCTCGGCCAGTTTCGTCTCGAATTTCCCCATGTGCCGTGCTCCTTGAATGATGGGTTGATACGGATCGTTCCGGGCCGGACGCTAACGCTTGGGGCGGCAGATGAAAACGGCAAAAACAGGGAACAGGCGAAACGGCGCGGCAGTGGCCATACTTGCGCGCAGACGCGAAAAACGGTAACTCGCGAAGGATAGAGCGCTGGGCGCTGGCGCGCCTGCGGGCAAGGTGTGCGCGCAATCATCATCGCTCCTGTCGCGGCACCCTTTTGACACGGTGCCATTTTTCAGAAGTTCGCACCGCTGCACGGTGGCGGATCAAGTCTGGCCAAAGGTGATCAGTTGACAAGACTTTCCATTATTTCCGCGACTTGGACGCCTCGCGCGGTCGTTTGTGCCACGGCGCTGGCGCTGCTTGGGGCCTGCGCCTCGCCCGACCCGGCGCTGACGCGCGCGGCGCCATACGATCCCTTCGAGGAATCGAATCGCATCAATCACGAAAACTCCAAACGGG
This window harbors:
- a CDS encoding glycerophosphodiester phosphodiesterase family protein, translating into MTALDPAFLRLPLAHRALHDLRAGRPENSCAAIRAAVDAGYGIEIDVQVSSDGVAMVFHDDDLDRLTDATGPVRARSAAGLGGIPLKGSDEGIPTLAEVLALVAGRVPLLIEVKDQHGQMGPVDGVLEQAVARDLMGYSGPVAVMSFNPHSVIALRNAAPNVPRGLVSGAFRPEDCPELPENMRARLRGIPDYAEAGACFISHRWDDLDRPRVRDLAAAGAAILCWTIRSRQSEAAARRVAANITFEGYLPDLQP
- a CDS encoding RidA family protein, which codes for MGKFETKLAEMGVTLPDAPAPAANYVPFVQVGDIVYVSGQISQDASGLLTGKLGDDVDVAAGAAAARACAISLLAQVKAACGGDLDRLVRVVKLGGFVNSTPEFTQQPQVINGASDFLAEALGDAGKHARAAVSAASLPLGVAVEIEGVFQIA